From a region of the Gossypium raimondii isolate GPD5lz chromosome 10, ASM2569854v1, whole genome shotgun sequence genome:
- the LOC105777524 gene encoding cyclin-dependent protein kinase inhibitor SMR6 has translation MGFSEKPRIDGRLENEGKKWVKTGIPSLEPINTKPSEEEATAACSTTPTSKESKIADRLPCPLPPTRRKPPLRCHRNGVREFFTPPDFEALFNSHFHNAIRLPN, from the coding sequence ATGGGGTTCTCCGAAAAACCACGAATAGATGGAAGATTAGAGAATGAAGGGAAGAAATGGGTGAAAACCGGCATACCTTCATTGGAACCAATTAACACAAAACCAAGTGAAGAAGAAGCAACAGCAGCTTGTTCAACAACTCCAACTTCAAAAGAATCAAAGATAGCAGACAGATTGCCTTGTCCCCTACCTCCAACAAGGCGTAAGCCTCCTTTAAGATGCCACCGTAATGGAGTTAGAGAGTTCTTTACTCCTCCTGATTTTGAAGCACTTTTCAACTCCCATTTTCACAATGCCATTCGACTTCCAAACTAG
- the LOC105777746 gene encoding 40S ribosomal protein S17, producing MGRVRTKTVKKSSRQVIERYYSRMTLDFHTNKKIIEEVAIIPSKRLRNKIAGFSTHLMKRIQKGPVRGISLKLQEEERERRMDFVPDESAIKVDQIEVDKETLDMLSVLGMADIPGLVKVDPVAVAVPQIGFGRGGGPGRRF from the coding sequence ATGGGCCGAGTCCGCACCAAGACGGTAAAAAAATCCTCTCGCCAAGTGATTGAGAGGTACTACTCTCGCATGACCCTTGATTTCCACACCAACAAGAAGATCATCGAAGAAGTGGCTATCATCCCTTCCAAGCGTCTCCGCAACAAGATCGCTGGCTTTTCCACCCATCTCATGAAGCGGATCCAGAAGGGTCCCGTTCGTGGCATCTCTTTGAAGCTCCAAGAAGAAGAGCGTGAGCGTCGCATGGATTTCGTCCCCGACGAATCCGCCATCAAGGTTGATCAAATCGAAGTCGATAAGGAAACTCTCGATATGCTTTCGGTTCTCGGGATGGCTGATATTCCCGGCCTTGTTAAGGTCGATCCGGTTGCTGTTGCGGTTCCCCAAATCGGGTTCGGTCGCGGTGGTGGACCCGGAAGGAGATTTTAA
- the LOC105777559 gene encoding oleosin 16.4 kDa, with translation MADRDRDPDRNQPQEIQLLHPPPHYRQTGPSTTQIVAVLTLLPVGGSLLALAALTLTGTLIGLSIAIPLFIIFSPVIVPATIAISMAVAGFLSSGAFGLTGLSSLNYGLKRMIRANAGTGVGKGQAKRGMWDMVGYVGQKTKDVGQNMENKAHEGGGAVRT, from the coding sequence atgGCTGACCGTGACCGTGACCCTGACCGCAACCAGCCTCAAGAGATTCAGCTACTTCACCCTCCACCCCACTACCGTCAAACAGGACCATCAACCACCCAGATTGTAGCTGTCCTCACTCTCCTCCCTGTCGGTGGCTCATTGCTTGCTTTGGCAGCGCTTACACTCACCGGCACCCTCATCGGGCTTAGCATCGCCATACCCCTCTTCATTATCTTCAGCCCAGTTATTGTCCCTGCCACCATCGCCATTTCCATGGCGGTGGCTGGTTTCTTGTCGTCGGGAGCATTCGGGTTGACGGGGCTGTCTTCGCTCAACTATGGGTTGAAGCGCATGATAAGGGCTAACGCCGGCACCGGAGTTGGAAAAGGGCAGGCAAAGAGGGGGATGTGGGACATGGTAGGGTACGTGGGACAGAAGACTAAGGATGTGGGACAGAACATGGAGAACAAGGCTCATGAGGGTGGTGGTGCTGTTAGGACATAA
- the LOC105777558 gene encoding protein ANTHESIS POMOTING FACTOR 1: MATKMSLTELDDEIVRSMSIGAVFSDFGGKINSLDFHRKDDLLVTASEDDSVRLYDITNAKLIKTTYHKKHGADRICFTHHPSSVICSSRHNLESTGESLRYLSMYDNRCLRYFKGHKERVVSLCMSPVNDSFMSGSLDHSVRIWDLRVNACQGILRLRGRPTVAYDQQGLVFAVAMEGGAIKLFDSRSYDKGPFDTFLVGGDTAEVCDIKFSNDGKSMLLTTTNNNIYVLDAYGGEKRCGFSLEPSPNTTIEATITPDGQYVISGSGDGTLHAWNINMRNEVAAWNSHIGVAACLKWAPRRAMFVAASTVLTFWIPNNCSKPAAETGSTDAQAGLQFEQVGQ; the protein is encoded by the exons ATGGCGACGAAGATGTCACTTACTGAGCTTGACGACGAAATAGTGCGCAGCATGTCGATTGGCGCAGTTTTCTCAGACTTT GGAGGAAAAATAAATTCACTTGACTTTCATCGAAAAGATGATCTATTGGTGACTGCCAGTGAGGACGATTCAGTTCGCCTTTACGACATTACCAATGCTAA GTTGATAAAGACAACATATCATAAGAAACATGGTGCGGATCGAATATGTTTCACGCATCATCCTAGTTCTGTTATATGCTCTTCGAGACACAATTTGGAATCGACTGGAG AATCCCTACGATATCTTTCAATGTATGATAACCGATGCCTTCGCTACTTCAAAGGACATAAAGAGAG AGTTGTTTCCCTCTGCATGTCTCCGGTAAATGATAGCTTCATGTCAGGTTCTCTTGACCATAGTGTGAGGATTTGGGATCTCCGTGTAAATGCCTGTCAG GGAATTTTACGCCTACGTGGGAGACCAACTGTAGCATATGACCAACAAGGCCTTGTCTTTGCTGTGGCTATGGAAGGGGGTGccattaaattgtttgattcacGCTCCTATGACAAG GGGCCATTCGATACATTTTTAGTCGGTGGAGACACAGCTGAGGTTTGTGATATCAAATTCAGCAATGACGGCAAATCAATGCTATTGACAACCACAAATAACAACATATATGTTCTTGATGCATATGGAGGAGAGAAG CGATGTGGGTTCAGTTTAGAACCATCTCCAAATACAACTATAGAGGCAACCATTACTCCGGATGGTCAGTATGTGATCTCAG GGTCAGGGGATGGAACCTTGCATGCCTGGAACATCAACATGCGAAATGAG GTAGCCGCTTGGAACAGCCACATAGGTGTTGCAGCTTGCTTGAAGTGGGCTCCTCGTAGGGCCATGTTCGTTGCTGCATCAACCGTTCTTACATTTTGGATACCTAACAACTGTTCAAAACCAGCTGCAGAGACCGGTTCCACTGATGCACAAGCCGGGCTGCAGTTTGAGCAAGTCGGCCAATAA